A window of the Scandinavium goeteborgense genome harbors these coding sequences:
- a CDS encoding TonB-dependent hemoglobin/transferrin/lactoferrin family receptor: MLHLHSASLRPSLVALAVFGAITTPAFAASEQMTVTATGNERSAFEAPMMVTVIDADTPEGQTASSAADMLRQVPGLTLDGTGRTNGQDVNLRGYDRRGVLVMVDGIRQGTDTGHLNSTFLDPALIKRIEVVRGPGAMLYGSGALGGVISYDTVDAADLLQLGQNSGYRVFGTGGTGDHSLGMGASAFGRTDTLDGIVSWSSRDRGDLKQSDGFTAPNDESITNFLAKGSWKIDPAQKLSGSLRYYNNAAQEPKNPQTPQASDSSNPMTDRSTIQRDAQLTYNIAPEGNDWLNADVKGYWSEVRINAQNLDDSGEFRKQTTKGGKVENRTRLFTDSFASHLLTYGGEYYRQEQNPGGMTTGFPNARINFSSGWLQDEITLRDLPVTILGGTRYDNYRGTSDGYDDVDADKWSSRAGMTISPTDWLMLFGSYAQAFRAPTMGEMYNDSKHFSIGSFYTNYWVPNPNLRPETNETQEYGFGLRFDDVMLANDAFEFKASYFDTNAKDYITTSVDFAAASTTSINVPNAKIWGWDVMTKYTTDLFSLDVAYNRTRGKDTDTGDWLTSINPDTVTSRLDVPIAQSGFSVGWIGTFAEDTKSISSTPQAGYGVNDFYVSYKGQQALSGLTTSLVFGNAFDKEYYSPQGIPQDGQNGKIFVSYQW, translated from the coding sequence ATGCTACACCTGCATTCCGCGTCACTGCGCCCATCGCTGGTCGCACTGGCTGTATTCGGCGCAATCACCACCCCGGCTTTCGCCGCCTCTGAACAAATGACCGTTACCGCCACCGGCAACGAACGCAGCGCGTTTGAAGCGCCGATGATGGTCACCGTTATTGATGCCGACACCCCTGAAGGTCAGACCGCCAGCTCCGCCGCGGATATGCTGCGTCAGGTCCCGGGTTTGACCCTTGACGGCACCGGCCGCACCAACGGTCAGGACGTCAATCTGCGCGGTTACGACCGTCGCGGCGTTTTGGTGATGGTCGATGGCATTCGCCAGGGTACCGATACCGGCCACCTCAACAGCACATTCCTCGACCCGGCGTTGATCAAGCGTATCGAAGTCGTGCGTGGCCCCGGCGCGATGCTGTACGGCAGCGGCGCGTTGGGCGGCGTGATTTCCTATGACACCGTGGATGCAGCCGACCTGCTGCAGCTGGGACAGAACAGCGGCTACCGCGTGTTTGGCACCGGCGGCACCGGCGATCACAGCCTCGGCATGGGCGCCAGCGCCTTTGGTCGCACCGATACGCTCGACGGGATCGTCTCCTGGTCCAGCCGTGACCGCGGCGATTTAAAACAGAGCGACGGTTTCACCGCCCCGAACGACGAAAGCATTACCAACTTCCTCGCCAAAGGTAGCTGGAAAATCGACCCGGCGCAGAAGCTGAGCGGTTCCCTGCGTTACTACAACAACGCCGCGCAGGAGCCTAAAAACCCGCAAACGCCGCAAGCGTCTGACAGCAGCAACCCGATGACCGACCGCTCCACCATTCAGCGCGACGCGCAGTTAACCTACAACATCGCGCCAGAAGGCAACGACTGGCTGAATGCTGACGTCAAGGGCTACTGGTCTGAAGTGCGCATTAACGCGCAAAATCTCGACGACTCCGGCGAGTTCCGTAAACAGACTACCAAAGGCGGGAAAGTTGAAAACCGCACGCGTCTGTTCACCGACAGCTTCGCCTCACACCTGTTGACCTACGGCGGCGAATATTACCGTCAGGAGCAAAATCCGGGCGGCATGACCACCGGTTTCCCGAACGCGCGCATTAACTTCAGTTCTGGATGGTTGCAAGATGAGATAACCCTGCGCGACCTGCCGGTGACGATCCTCGGCGGCACGCGCTACGACAACTATCGCGGCACCAGCGACGGGTATGACGACGTCGATGCGGATAAATGGTCTTCCCGGGCGGGCATGACCATCAGCCCAACCGACTGGCTGATGCTGTTTGGCTCCTACGCGCAGGCCTTCCGCGCTCCGACGATGGGCGAGATGTATAACGATTCCAAACACTTCTCCATCGGCAGTTTCTACACTAACTATTGGGTACCGAACCCGAACCTGCGCCCGGAAACCAACGAAACGCAGGAATACGGCTTTGGTCTGCGCTTTGACGACGTGATGCTGGCGAACGATGCGTTCGAGTTTAAAGCTAGCTACTTCGACACGAACGCCAAAGATTACATCACCACGTCTGTTGATTTCGCGGCGGCCTCGACTACCTCCATCAACGTGCCGAACGCCAAAATTTGGGGCTGGGACGTGATGACTAAATACACTACCGACCTGTTCAGCCTCGACGTGGCGTATAACCGGACCCGCGGTAAAGACACCGATACCGGCGACTGGCTGACCTCAATCAATCCGGATACCGTCACCTCTCGCCTCGACGTGCCGATTGCCCAGAGCGGCTTCTCGGTTGGCTGGATTGGCACCTTCGCAGAAGACACAAAGAGCATCAGCTCCACCCCGCAGGCGGGCTACGGCGTGAACGACTTCTACGTGAGCTATAAAGGCCAACAGGCGCTCAGCGGCCTGACCACCTCGCTGGTGTTTGGCAACGCCTTCGACAAAGAATATTACTCGCCGCAGGGCATCCCTCAGGATGGTCAGAACGGTAAAATTTTCGTGAGTTATCAGTGGTAA
- the hemP gene encoding hemin uptake protein HemP gives MIIIVTLIAIFNTMTSSDTFLTAGKTSSTPQPQAEDRRVSSKTLLGAEGRVIIEHDGQQYLLRQTHAGKLILTK, from the coding sequence ATGATTATCATTGTTACATTGATTGCTATTTTTAACACTATGACATCATCGGATACATTCCTGACCGCAGGCAAAACATCCTCGACTCCGCAACCGCAGGCCGAAGACCGCCGGGTGAGTAGCAAAACCCTGCTAGGCGCGGAAGGTCGCGTCATCATTGAGCATGATGGCCAGCAGTATCTGCTGCGCCAGACCCATGCCGGAAAATTGATCCTGACTAAATAA
- the aroH gene encoding 3-deoxy-7-phosphoheptulonate synthase AroH, protein MNKTDELRSARIDSLVTPAELAQHYPVTSEVAGHVTASRRRIEKILNGEDKRLLVVIGPCSIHDLDAAMDYAHRLQALREKHQSRLEIVMRTYFEKPRTVVGWKGLISDPDLNGSYRVNHGIEQARKLLLQVNQLGVPTATEFLDMVTGQFIADLISWGAIGARTTESQIHREMASALSCPVGFKNGTDGNTRIAVDAIRAARASHMFLSPDKNGQMTIYQTSGNPYGHIIMRGGKKPNYHASDIAVACDTLHEFDLPEQLVIDFSHGNCQKQHRRQLDVCDDICQQIRNGSTAIAGIMAESFLREGTQKIVAGQPLVYGQSITDPCLSWEDSEILLDKLSAAIDTRF, encoded by the coding sequence ATGAACAAAACTGATGAACTGCGTTCGGCGCGCATCGACAGTCTGGTAACGCCTGCTGAACTGGCGCAACATTACCCTGTCACTTCCGAGGTTGCCGGTCACGTGACCGCCTCCCGCCGTCGCATTGAAAAAATCCTCAACGGCGAAGATAAACGTCTGTTAGTGGTGATTGGCCCCTGCTCCATTCATGACCTGGATGCGGCGATGGATTACGCGCATCGTCTGCAGGCGCTGCGTGAAAAGCACCAGTCGCGGCTTGAAATCGTGATGCGCACCTATTTCGAAAAACCGCGTACGGTGGTGGGTTGGAAAGGTCTGATTTCCGATCCGGATCTCAACGGCAGCTATCGCGTGAATCACGGTATCGAGCAGGCGCGCAAGCTGCTGCTGCAGGTTAATCAGCTGGGCGTTCCCACGGCTACTGAGTTTCTCGATATGGTGACCGGTCAGTTCATCGCCGATTTAATCAGCTGGGGCGCCATTGGTGCTCGCACCACCGAAAGCCAGATCCACCGTGAAATGGCCTCCGCGCTCTCCTGCCCGGTTGGGTTCAAAAACGGCACCGACGGTAACACCCGCATTGCCGTGGATGCCATCCGTGCCGCTCGTGCCAGCCATATGTTCCTGTCGCCAGACAAAAACGGGCAGATGACGATTTATCAGACCAGCGGTAATCCGTATGGTCACATCATCATGCGCGGCGGCAAAAAGCCAAACTACCACGCGTCAGACATTGCGGTCGCCTGCGATACGCTGCACGAATTCGATTTGCCGGAACAACTGGTTATCGATTTCAGCCACGGCAACTGCCAGAAGCAGCACCGCCGTCAGCTGGATGTCTGTGACGATATCTGTCAGCAAATTCGCAATGGTTCGACGGCGATTGCCGGGATCATGGCGGAAAGCTTCCTGCGCGAAGGCACGCAAAAAATCGTGGCCGGACAGCCGCTGGTGTACGGACAGTCGATCACCGATCCTTGTCTGAGCTGGGAAGACAGCGAAATTCTGCTGGATAAACTTTCTGCCGCGATCGATACCCGCTTCTGA
- the ppsR gene encoding pyruvate, water dikinase regulatory protein gives MDNNVDRHVFYISDGTAITAEVLGHAVMSQFPVSVNSITLPFVESESRAKAVKEQIDAIYQQSGVRPLVFYSIVIPEIRTIILQSEGFCQDIVQALVAPLQEELKLDPTPIAHRTHGLTPGNLTKYDARIAAIDYTLAHDDGVSLRNLDQAQVILLGVSRCGKTPTSLYLAMQFGIRAANYPFIADDMDNLVLPAALKPLQHKLFGLTIDPERLAAIREERRENSRYASMRQCRMEVTEVEALYRKNQIPWLNSTNYSVEEIATKILDIMGLSRRMY, from the coding sequence ATGGACAACAATGTAGATCGCCACGTATTTTACATTTCTGACGGCACCGCCATTACCGCCGAGGTGCTCGGGCACGCGGTGATGTCGCAATTCCCGGTATCGGTCAACAGCATTACTCTGCCGTTTGTCGAAAGCGAAAGCCGGGCGAAGGCGGTGAAGGAGCAGATTGACGCGATTTATCAGCAATCTGGCGTCCGTCCGCTGGTCTTTTATTCGATCGTCATTCCTGAAATCCGAACCATTATTTTGCAAAGCGAAGGCTTCTGTCAGGACATCGTGCAGGCGCTGGTTGCGCCATTGCAGGAAGAACTGAAACTCGACCCTACGCCAATTGCCCATCGCACTCACGGCCTTACGCCGGGAAATCTGACGAAATATGATGCCCGTATCGCCGCCATTGACTACACGTTGGCGCACGATGACGGCGTTTCGCTGCGTAATCTCGATCAGGCGCAGGTGATTTTGCTCGGCGTCTCACGCTGCGGCAAAACCCCGACCAGCCTTTACCTCGCGATGCAGTTTGGCATCCGCGCCGCCAACTATCCGTTTATCGCCGACGATATGGATAATCTGGTCCTGCCCGCCGCGCTGAAACCGTTACAGCATAAATTATTCGGGCTGACCATCGACCCGGAACGTCTGGCCGCCATTCGCGAAGAACGCCGCGAGAACAGCCGCTATGCGTCGATGCGCCAGTGCCGCATGGAAGTCACCGAAGTAGAAGCGCTGTACCGTAAGAACCAAATCCCGTGGCTCAACAGCACCAACTATTCGGTGGAAGAAATCGCCACCAAAATCCTCGACATAATGGGACTCAGTCGCCGCATGTACTAA
- the ppsA gene encoding phosphoenolpyruvate synthase translates to MSNNSSSPLVLWYNQLGMNDVDSVGGKNASLGEMITNLSDLGVSVPNGFATTADAFNQFLDQSGVNQRIYQLLDETDIDDVSALAKAGAQIRQWIIDTPFTSELEQAIHQAYNQLSTDDADASFAVRSSATAEDMPDASFAGQQETFLNVQGYDAVLVAVKHVFASLFNDRAISYRVHQGYDHRGVALSAGVQRMVRSDLGSAGVMFSIDTESGFDQVVFITSAFGLGEMVVQGAVNPDEFYVHKPTLEKGRPSIVRRTMGSKKIRMVYAPTQEHGKQVRIEDVPQAERDRFSLSDDEVQELAKQAIQIEKHYGRPMDIEWAKDGHTGKLFIVQARPETVRSRGQVTERYTLHAQGKIIAEGRAIGHRIGAGPVKVIHDISEMNRIQPGDVLVTDMTDPDWEPIMKKAAAIVTNRGGRTCHAAIIARELGIPAVVGCGDATERMKDDEKVTVSCAEGDTGYVYADMLDFSVKSSTVDTMPDLPLKIMMNVGNPDRAFDFACLPNEGVGLARLEFIINRMIGVHPRALLEFDDQDAKLQNEIREMMKGYDSPKEFYVGRLTEGIATLGAAFYPKRVIVRLSDFKSNEYANLVGGERYEPEEENPMLGFRGAGRYVADSFRDCFALECDAVKRVRNEMDLTNVEIMIPFVRTVDQAKAVIDELARQGLKRGENGLKIIMMCEIPSNALLAEQFLEYFDGFSIGSNDMTQLTLGLDRDSGVVSELFDERNEAVKALLSMSIRAAKKQGKYVGICGQGPSDHEDFAAWLMEEGIDSLSLNPDTVVQTWLSLAELRK, encoded by the coding sequence ATGTCCAACAATAGCTCGTCACCGCTGGTGCTTTGGTATAACCAACTCGGCATGAATGATGTAGATAGCGTTGGGGGCAAAAATGCCTCCCTGGGTGAAATGATTACTAATCTGTCCGATTTGGGCGTTTCCGTACCCAACGGGTTCGCTACCACGGCTGATGCTTTCAATCAGTTTCTCGACCAGAGCGGCGTGAACCAGCGTATTTATCAACTGCTGGATGAAACCGACATCGACGACGTCTCCGCCCTGGCGAAAGCCGGTGCACAAATTCGTCAATGGATTATCGATACTCCCTTTACATCAGAGCTGGAACAGGCGATTCATCAGGCCTATAACCAGCTTTCAACCGACGACGCCGACGCGTCGTTTGCCGTGCGTTCTTCCGCGACTGCCGAAGATATGCCGGATGCTTCCTTCGCCGGCCAGCAGGAAACGTTCCTCAATGTTCAGGGTTACGACGCTGTGCTGGTGGCGGTGAAGCACGTCTTCGCCTCCCTGTTTAACGACCGCGCGATTTCCTACCGTGTGCATCAGGGCTATGACCATCGCGGCGTCGCGCTCTCTGCGGGCGTGCAGCGCATGGTGCGTTCCGACCTCGGTTCCGCTGGCGTCATGTTCTCCATCGACACCGAATCTGGCTTCGATCAGGTGGTGTTTATCACCTCCGCGTTTGGCCTCGGTGAAATGGTGGTGCAGGGCGCGGTAAACCCGGACGAATTCTACGTCCACAAACCGACCCTGGAAAAAGGCCGCCCGTCCATCGTGCGCCGCACCATGGGCTCGAAAAAAATTCGTATGGTGTATGCCCCAACCCAAGAGCATGGGAAGCAGGTGCGCATCGAAGATGTGCCGCAGGCTGAACGCGACCGCTTCTCGTTGTCCGATGACGAAGTGCAGGAACTGGCGAAGCAGGCGATACAGATTGAGAAACACTACGGTCGCCCGATGGACATCGAGTGGGCCAAAGACGGTCACACCGGCAAGCTGTTTATCGTGCAGGCGCGTCCGGAAACCGTGCGTTCTCGCGGCCAGGTGACGGAGCGTTACACGCTGCACGCGCAGGGTAAAATCATTGCCGAAGGTCGTGCCATTGGGCATCGTATCGGCGCAGGCCCGGTGAAAGTGATCCACGATATCAGTGAAATGAACCGCATTCAGCCGGGTGATGTATTAGTCACCGACATGACCGACCCGGACTGGGAACCGATCATGAAAAAGGCGGCGGCGATTGTCACTAACCGTGGCGGGCGTACCTGTCACGCGGCAATTATCGCCCGTGAACTGGGCATTCCGGCCGTCGTGGGCTGTGGCGATGCCACCGAGCGCATGAAAGATGACGAGAAAGTCACCGTGTCCTGTGCCGAAGGCGACACCGGCTATGTGTATGCCGACATGCTCGACTTCAGCGTGAAAAGCTCTACCGTCGATACCATGCCGGATCTGCCGCTGAAAATCATGATGAACGTCGGCAACCCGGACCGCGCGTTTGACTTTGCCTGCCTGCCGAACGAAGGCGTCGGTCTGGCGCGTCTGGAATTTATCATCAACCGGATGATCGGCGTGCACCCACGCGCGCTGCTGGAATTTGATGACCAGGACGCGAAGTTGCAAAACGAAATTCGCGAAATGATGAAAGGCTACGACTCACCAAAAGAGTTCTATGTCGGCCGTCTGACTGAAGGGATCGCCACGCTCGGCGCGGCGTTCTATCCGAAACGCGTGATTGTGCGTCTTTCTGACTTTAAATCTAACGAATATGCCAACCTGGTGGGCGGCGAGCGTTACGAGCCGGAAGAAGAGAACCCAATGCTGGGCTTCCGTGGTGCGGGTCGCTACGTGGCTGACAGCTTCCGCGACTGCTTCGCGCTGGAGTGCGACGCGGTGAAACGCGTGCGTAACGAAATGGATCTCACCAACGTGGAAATCATGATCCCGTTCGTACGCACCGTGGATCAGGCGAAAGCGGTGATCGATGAGCTGGCGCGTCAGGGCCTGAAACGTGGCGAAAACGGTCTCAAAATCATCATGATGTGCGAGATCCCATCCAACGCGTTGTTAGCGGAACAGTTCCTCGAGTATTTCGACGGCTTCTCTATCGGCTCGAACGACATGACTCAGCTGACGTTGGGTCTGGACCGTGACTCCGGCGTGGTATCTGAGCTGTTCGATGAACGCAACGAGGCAGTGAAAGCGCTGCTGTCGATGTCGATTCGCGCAGCGAAGAAGCAGGGTAAATACGTCGGCATCTGCGGTCAGGGTCCATCTGACCACGAAGATTTCGCCGCCTGGCTGATGGAAGAAGGGATCGACAGCTTGTCGTTGAACCCGGACACCGTGGTGCAGACTTGGTTGAGTCTCGCCGAATTGCGTAAGTAA
- a CDS encoding glycoside hydrolase family 3 N-terminal domain-containing protein: MTALYKDAQRPVAERVADLLARMTPEEKFAQMHAYWLVLSETGDHRERSDMSDEFAGVSAQASLNERLTLGVGQITRPLGTHIVDARTGVRAANRLQKMLMEETRLGIPALFHEECLVGLLCKDATLFPSPLNYGSTWDPQLIRHAAACIGDEARATGCHQGLAPVLDVSRDVRWGRTEETFGEDPWLVGVMACAYVDGLQGEKRDLLATLKHYVGHSFSEGARNHAPVHLGFCELNDTFLLPFEMAVKLANAGSVMPAYHDIDNQPGHSDAFLMTKILREQWGFDGIIVADYGGISLLHQHHGVSHDAAESAALAFNAGLDVELPKDDCARHLAEAVERGLISMGKVDEIVARTLTEKFRLGLFEQPYADENAVELQIAQTRQAARNVATRSLTLLENNGVLPFIGQPHVAVVGPTADDPLALLSGYSFPVHLIISDMLEQTSQVTTPLDALRQTLGEQHVSYAKGCHIIEKRMAGAPVFPGDSRGKSIQQSPVSLDTSLIADAVRVAEKCDVVVACVGDLAGLFQSGTVGEGSDTDSLNLPGVQQQLLEALVATDKPVVVVMTGGRPYTLQGLEDKVAALMMAWAPGQEGGWAIADVLTGRAEPQGRLVVSVPKSAGAMPYYYNHKLKSGGTPFAFHFGSRYPFGFGKSWSQFQWSALTLITPEVAIDGEIAVQVTLTNIGERRGSEVVQLYVRDNVASMVRPVKELKAFQRVELVPNQSATLTFYVPVDMLNFTDRNGKRIVEPGEFTLMAGSSSADIHGTVIANVSGATRELAKNWRMLSRCEVN, encoded by the coding sequence ATGACCGCACTGTATAAGGATGCGCAGCGTCCAGTCGCTGAACGCGTTGCTGATTTGCTGGCGCGAATGACGCCAGAAGAGAAGTTTGCCCAGATGCACGCCTACTGGCTGGTGCTGAGTGAAACCGGCGACCACCGCGAACGCAGCGACATGAGCGATGAATTTGCCGGCGTATCCGCGCAGGCTTCGTTGAATGAGCGTCTGACGCTCGGCGTCGGGCAAATCACCCGCCCGCTGGGCACCCACATTGTCGATGCCCGAACCGGGGTACGCGCCGCAAACCGTCTGCAAAAAATGCTGATGGAAGAGACGCGGCTCGGGATCCCGGCGCTGTTCCATGAAGAGTGCCTGGTCGGCCTGCTGTGCAAAGACGCGACGCTGTTTCCGTCTCCGCTGAACTACGGTTCGACCTGGGACCCGCAGCTCATTCGCCACGCCGCCGCATGTATTGGTGATGAGGCCCGGGCGACGGGCTGCCATCAGGGGCTGGCCCCGGTGCTGGATGTGTCGCGCGATGTGCGCTGGGGGCGCACCGAAGAAACCTTTGGCGAAGATCCGTGGCTGGTCGGGGTCATGGCCTGCGCCTATGTCGACGGTTTGCAGGGCGAAAAACGCGACCTGCTGGCGACGCTGAAACACTACGTCGGGCATTCGTTCAGCGAAGGCGCACGCAACCATGCCCCGGTGCATCTGGGCTTTTGTGAACTCAATGATACCTTCCTGCTGCCGTTTGAAATGGCGGTCAAACTCGCCAACGCCGGGTCGGTGATGCCCGCCTATCACGACATTGATAACCAGCCGGGCCACAGTGACGCCTTCCTGATGACCAAAATCTTGCGTGAGCAGTGGGGCTTCGACGGCATTATCGTCGCCGATTACGGCGGGATCAGTCTGCTGCATCAGCATCACGGCGTGTCTCATGACGCGGCGGAATCCGCGGCGCTGGCGTTCAACGCCGGGCTGGACGTCGAGCTGCCAAAAGATGACTGTGCGCGACATTTGGCTGAGGCCGTGGAGCGCGGGCTGATCTCGATGGGCAAAGTCGATGAGATCGTTGCCCGAACGCTGACCGAGAAATTCCGCCTCGGGCTATTTGAACAGCCTTACGCCGATGAAAACGCGGTGGAACTGCAAATTGCACAAACGCGGCAGGCGGCGCGAAATGTGGCTACGCGCTCACTGACGCTGCTGGAAAACAACGGCGTGCTGCCGTTTATCGGGCAACCGCACGTGGCGGTCGTTGGCCCGACGGCAGACGATCCATTGGCGCTGCTCAGCGGCTATAGCTTCCCGGTCCATCTGATCATCAGCGACATGCTTGAGCAAACGTCGCAGGTGACGACCCCGCTGGACGCGCTGCGCCAGACGCTCGGCGAACAGCACGTCAGCTACGCCAAAGGCTGCCACATTATCGAAAAACGCATGGCGGGCGCGCCAGTATTCCCGGGTGACAGCCGAGGAAAATCTATCCAGCAGTCACCGGTGTCTTTGGATACCTCACTCATTGCGGACGCGGTGCGTGTGGCTGAGAAATGCGACGTGGTTGTGGCCTGCGTGGGAGATTTAGCCGGACTGTTCCAGAGCGGGACTGTCGGCGAAGGCTCTGATACCGACTCACTCAATCTGCCCGGCGTACAACAACAGCTTCTGGAAGCGTTGGTGGCCACTGATAAACCGGTGGTGGTCGTGATGACCGGCGGGCGGCCATATACCCTGCAAGGGCTGGAAGATAAGGTGGCGGCGCTAATGATGGCCTGGGCTCCGGGGCAGGAAGGCGGCTGGGCCATTGCCGATGTCCTGACCGGACGCGCCGAACCGCAAGGGCGGTTGGTGGTCAGCGTGCCGAAAAGCGCCGGGGCGATGCCGTATTACTACAACCACAAACTGAAAAGCGGCGGCACGCCGTTTGCCTTCCATTTTGGTAGCCGCTATCCGTTTGGTTTCGGTAAAAGCTGGAGCCAGTTCCAATGGAGCGCGCTGACCCTTATCACGCCTGAAGTGGCTATCGACGGCGAAATTGCTGTGCAGGTCACGCTGACCAACATCGGCGAACGTCGCGGCAGCGAAGTGGTGCAGCTGTATGTGCGCGATAACGTGGCGTCGATGGTGCGTCCGGTGAAAGAGCTGAAAGCGTTCCAGCGCGTGGAGTTGGTGCCGAACCAGTCGGCGACGCTGACCTTCTACGTGCCCGTCGACATGCTGAACTTTACCGACCGTAACGGGAAACGCATTGTCGAGCCGGGTGAATTTACGCTAATGGCGGGTTCGTCCTCGGCAGATATTCATGGCACGGTCATCGCAAACGTCAGCGGAGCCACGCGGGAATTAGCGAAAAACTGGCGGATGCTGAGCCGTTGTGAAGTGAATTAA
- the ydiK gene encoding AI-2E family transporter YdiK, whose translation MTTLYRPRDLPQILLSVLFLALMIVACLWIVKPFVLGFAWAATIVIATWPVLLKLQRLLFGRRSLAVLVMTLLLFLLFVIPVALLVNSLVDGSGPLVHAITSGNISLPDLGWLNSIPLVGSKLYAGWHSLLDMGGSAIMAKVRPYIGTTTTWFVGQAAHIGRFMMHCGLMLLFSALLYWQGEKVAFGVRYFATRLAAKRGDAAVLLAGQAIRAVALGVVVTALVQAVLGGIGLAISGVPYATLLTVVMIFSCLVQLGPLVVLIPSIIWLYWSGDTTWGTVLLVWSCVVGTMDNFIRPMLIRMGADLPMVLILTGVIGGLIAFGMIGLFIGPVLLAVSWRLFDAWVREVPPPTDDPEEVLEELESLEANHDKLAN comes from the coding sequence ATGACAACCCTTTATCGGCCCCGTGATTTACCGCAAATTCTGCTGTCGGTGCTGTTTTTAGCGCTCATGATCGTAGCCTGTTTATGGATAGTAAAACCCTTCGTTCTGGGGTTTGCGTGGGCCGCGACAATCGTAATTGCCACCTGGCCGGTCCTGCTAAAACTCCAGCGTTTACTGTTTGGCCGCCGCTCACTCGCAGTGCTGGTGATGACGCTGCTGCTGTTTTTACTGTTCGTGATTCCGGTTGCGCTGCTGGTTAACAGTCTGGTCGATGGCAGCGGCCCATTGGTTCATGCCATTACTTCTGGCAATATTTCCCTGCCCGATCTCGGGTGGCTGAACAGTATTCCACTGGTCGGTAGTAAGCTGTACGCGGGCTGGCACAGTCTGCTGGACATGGGCGGCTCGGCGATTATGGCGAAAGTTCGCCCATACATCGGCACCACCACAACATGGTTTGTCGGCCAGGCGGCGCATATTGGTCGCTTTATGATGCATTGCGGTCTGATGCTGTTGTTCAGTGCACTGCTCTACTGGCAGGGCGAAAAAGTGGCGTTTGGCGTGCGGTATTTTGCCACCCGTCTGGCCGCTAAACGTGGCGATGCGGCGGTGCTGCTGGCAGGACAAGCCATTCGCGCCGTGGCGCTTGGCGTGGTCGTCACCGCGCTGGTGCAGGCGGTTTTGGGCGGTATCGGCCTGGCGATTTCCGGCGTGCCTTACGCGACGCTGCTGACCGTGGTAATGATTTTCTCCTGTCTGGTTCAGCTCGGTCCGTTGGTGGTGCTTATCCCGTCCATCATCTGGCTGTACTGGAGCGGCGACACCACCTGGGGCACGGTGCTGCTGGTGTGGAGCTGCGTGGTTGGTACCATGGATAACTTCATCCGTCCGATGCTGATTCGTATGGGTGCCGACCTGCCAATGGTGTTGATTCTCACTGGTGTTATCGGTGGCCTGATTGCGTTTGGCATGATTGGCCTGTTCATCGGCCCGGTATTGTTGGCGGTGTCCTGGCGTCTCTTTGATGCCTGGGTGCGCGAAGTGCCGCCCCCGACTGACGATCCTGAAGAAGTGCTTGAGGAACTGGAGTCTCTGGAAGCGAACCACGACAAGCTCGCTAACTGA